The following proteins are co-located in the Silene latifolia isolate original U9 population chromosome 1, ASM4854445v1, whole genome shotgun sequence genome:
- the LOC141595725 gene encoding uncharacterized protein LOC141595725 produces MRHLLFYAIHPTVVSGAVRLTNNEQAVSSARRLLRMLMDLTKASKSPVSEEIPYKKEKIVNLAATVVSQAIGTRKQDWVCPKCNYVNFGRNISCVKCNEHAPWRHVQPKSVDWHCCTCQYLNYARNTQCLNCKEDDPKKKKKSPH; encoded by the exons ATGCGTCACTTATTGTTCTATGCTATACACCCAACGGTTGTATCCGGGGCCGTTAGACTTACTAACAATGAGCAGGCTGTATCATCTGCCAGAAGATTGCTGAGAATGTTGATGGACCTGACTAAAGCGTCTAAAAGTCCAGTCTCAGAGGAGATCCCTTATAAGAAGGAAAAAATTGTAAATTTGGCTGCTACTGTGGTGTCTCAAGCCATCGGAACACGTAAACAGGATTGGGTTTGTCCTAA GTGTAATTATGTAAACTTTGGCCGAAATATCAGCTGTGTAAAATGCAATGAGCATGCTCCTTGGCGACATGTTCAACCCAAGTCTGTTGACTGGCATTGTTGTAC ATGTCAATACTTAAATTATGCCAGAAATACCCAATGCCTAAATTGTAAGGAGGATGATcctaagaagaaaaaaaagagtccACACTGA
- the LOC141595666 gene encoding cyanidin 3-O-galactoside 2''-O-xylosyltransferase FGGT1-like, whose translation MGDNNNDKSLHIAMYPWLAMGHLKSFLELANKLAQNHIHTSLILPHKTALKLASDNHHPSLITFIPITIPQVEGIPPGVETTADVPLPVEPFLMAAMDMTQETIDSLLTRLKPDIVLCDFAHWLPEMARKHGAKSLYYLTTYLMGTLYISAQARNLPINHQYTEAELMEPPPCFPSQLIRLKTHEARYLASACSMPCGGGMTLLERLIVSFRECDAIAVKSCKEMEGAYCDLAEEMFGKPVFLTGPVCPDPSVSTLDDHLNAWLNGFGRGSVIYCALGSECVLTEEQFREFVLGLELIGMPFLAAFKPPTGYNTTESALPEGFTEKIRGRGMIYDGWVQQKLILEHPSVGCFVTHCGAGSLTEAIMSLSQIVMIPQAVDQFCNARLMSLELKIGVEVETRTEDGFYDRHAIKNAISKAMDSESDLGKEVRINHSNLRRIMSCKRFEESYLSIFIKNLRQLLE comes from the exons ATGGGTGATAATAACAATGACAAAAGTTTGCATATAGCAATGTATCCATGGCTTGCAATGGGACACCTAAAATCATTCCTTGAATTAGCAAATAAACTTGCTCAAAACCATATTCACACATCCTTAATTCTTCCACATAAAACTGCCCTTAAGTTGGCTTCAGATAATCACCACCCTTCCCTTATTACCTTCATTCCCATAACTATCCCCCAAGTGGAGGGTATCCCTCCCGGTGTCGAGACCACCGCCGATGTACCCTTACCAGTCGAGCCCTTCCTCATGGCGGCCATGGACATGACCCAAGAGACTATTGATTCCCTTCTAACCCGTCTCAAACCCGACATAGTTCTTTGTGATTTCGCCCACTGGCTTCCGGAAATGGCTCGAAAGCATGGGGCTAAGTCCTTGTATTATCTTACTACTTACCTAATGGGAACTCTTTATATCAGTGCCCAG GCAAGGAACCTCCCTATCAATCACCAATACACGGAGGCGGAACTTATGGAACCGCCCCCATGTTTTCCGTCCCAGTTGATTCGACTCAAAACCCACGAGGCCCGTTACTTGGCTTCTGCTTGTTCAATGCCCTGTGGTGGAGGTATGACGCTCCTTGAACGCCTTATTGTGTCTTTCCGTGAATGTGATGCCATTGCTGTTAAGTCATGCAAGGAAATGGAAGGAGCATATTGTGATTTAGCAGAGGAAATGTTTGGAAAGCCCGTGTTTTTAACCGGACCCGTTTGCCCGGATCCCTCGGTTTCTACATTAGATGATCATCTTAATGCCTGGTTGAATGGTTTTGGTCGAGGCAGCGTCATATATTGTGCTCTTGGTAGCGAATGTGTTTTGACTGAAGAACAGTTTCGCGAGTTTGTTCTTGGACTCGAGCTCATAG GTATGCCATTCTTGGCCGCCTTCAAACCACCCACGGGTTATAATACAACAGAGTCGGCCTTACCAGAAGGGTTCACGGAAAAAATTAGAGGTAGAGGAATGATTTACGATGGATGGGTACAACAAAAGCTGATACTGGAACATCCATCAGTAGGTTGTTTTGTGACACATTGCGGAGCTGGCTCATTAACAGAAGCGATAATGAGCTTATCCCAAATTGTGATGATCCCTCAAGCAGTGGACCAATTTTGCAATGCGAGGCTGATGAGTTTGGAGTTAAAGATCGGAGTTGAAGTCGAGACACGGACAGAAGACGGCTTTTATGACCGCCATGCCATAAAAAATGCAatctctaaggcgatggattctGAAAGtgatttggggaaggaagtgAGGATTAATCATTCTAATTTGAGACGTATTATGTCTTGTAAACGTTTTGAAGAGTCTTATTTAAGTATATTTATTAAGAATTTGAGGCAGTTGCTAGAATGA
- the LOC141648108 gene encoding cyanidin 3-O-galactoside 2''-O-xylosyltransferase FGGT1-like, protein MSHKKEMALHIAMYPWLALGHFTSFLRIAINLAQHGHKISFFMPTKTSLQFTSHNLYPDLITFIPITLPPVDGLPSGCETTNDTPPEAWSCLMTAMDLTKDDIDLHFARLKPDFVFYDFAHWLPEIARKHKVKTVYYLVSYIVSIAYTCTPARKTPRGKLLTVEDLMCPPPGFPTPAIVQHPHEALIVAGACSLVWGGITLQERLTVCIEECDAIGVKTCRKLEGKYCEFVERSFGKPVLLAGPAIPRLSSDELESCIDSWLKGFDDKSVVYCALGSEFVLDKEQFQELVLGLELTGRPFLAALKPPIGFTTIESALPEGLEEKIKGKGIITSNWVQQKQILDHTSVGCFMTHCGSNSVSEALLSECQLVLMPQVVEQFIHARLLSMDLKVGIEVEKTSNGIYTRDAIHNAISIVMDTDIGNEVRNNHLKWKEIMQKEGLEDYYVSTFIQDLKHLIE, encoded by the exons ATGTCACACAAGAAAGAGATGGCATTGCACATTGCAATGTACCCTTGGCTTGCCTTAGGCCATTTCACATCTTTCCTTCGCATAGCCATCAATCTAGCACAACATGgtcacaaaatctcatttttcATGCCTACTAAAACTTCCCTTCAATTCACTTCTCACAACCTTTACCCGGACCTTATTACCTTCATTCCCATCACCCTCCCGCCTGTCGACGGTCTCCCTTCTGGTTGTGAGACCACCAACGACACCCCTCCGGAAGCATGGTCGTGTCTCATGACGGCCATGGACCTTACCAAGGACGACATTGACTTACACTTTGCTCGTCTCAAACCCGACTTTGTTTTTTATGATTTTGCTCATTGGCTACCAGAAATAGCCAGAAAACACAAGGTTAAGACTGTGTACTATCTCGTTTCTTATATCGTCTCAATTGCTTATACTTGCACCCCGGCAAGGAAAACTCCAAGGGGTAAGCTCCTAACAGTGGAAGATCTTATGTGCCCCCCACCCGGTTTTCCCACCCCGGCCATCGTACAGCACCCGCACGAGGCACTCATTGTTGCGGGTGCCTGTTCCTTGGTCTGGGGTGGTATAACACTACAAGAACGGCTCACCGTATGCATTGAAGAATGCGACGCAATCGGCGTGAAGACATGTAGGAAATTGGAAGGGAAATATTGTGAATTTGTCGAAAGGAGTTTCGGTAAGCCAGTGCTTCTAGCAGGGCCAGCTATTCCTCGACTCTCGTCGGATGAATTAGAGAGTTGTATAGATTCTTGGTTGAAGGGTTTTGATGATAAAAGTGTTGTATATTGCGCACTTGGTAGTGAATTTGTGTTGGATAAGGAACAGTTCCAAGAACTTGTTCTAGGACTTGAGCTTACAG GTAGGCCATTCTTAGCAGCCTTGAAGCCACCTATAGGATTTACAACGATTGAATCAGCCTTACCGGAAGGGCTGGAGGAGAAAATAAAGGGAAAGGGAATCATAACCTCGAATTGGGTACAACAAAAACAAATATTGGACCATACTTCCGTGGGATGCTTTATGACTCATTGTGGGTCGAACTCTGTATCTGAAGCATTGCTAAGCGAATGTCAATTAGTATTGATGCCACAAGTTGTCGAACAGTTTATTCATGCTAGGCTTTTGAGCATGGATTTGAAGGTCGGGATAGAAGTCGAGAAAACGTCTAATGGTATCTACACTCGTGATGCTATACACAACGCGATCTCAATTGTGATGGATACGGATATTGGGAATGAAGTGAGGAATAACCATTTGAAGTGGAAGGAGATTATGCAAAAGGAAGGTTTGGAGGATTATTATGTTAGTACCTTCATTCAGGACTTAAAACATTTGATAGAATGA
- the LOC141595718 gene encoding (+)-piperitol/(+)-sesamin synthase CYP81Q1-like, with translation MISSTLEWALASLLNNQNILNEAQLEIDSRIGRDRLVDESDLEKLAFIQNIINETLRLFPAGPLLVPHASSKDCTIAGYQVPKGTMVLINAWTIHRDPNLWDDPLDFKPKRFEGGKVNEHRTCFIPFGVGRRSCPGSSLANRAMTIILASLLQCFDWETNGGVNVELIEGFGLAMPMATPLVAMCKPRQDIVNVVLNL, from the coding sequence atgatcagctCTACATTAGAGTGGGCACTCGCATCGTTGCTCAACAATCAAAATATACTTAACGAGGCACAATTGGAAATCGACAGTCGCATAGGAAGAGATCGATTAGTGGATGAATCCGATCTTGAGAAGCTCGCCTTTATTCAAAACATCATCAACGAGACATTGCGACTCTTCCCAGCTGGCCCGCTTCTAGTCCCACACGCGTCATCAAAAGATTGCACCATAGCAGGGTATCAAGTGCCAAAGGGTACAATGGTTTTGATCAACGCATGGACAATTCATAGGGATCCGAATTTATGGGACGACCCATTAGACTTTAAGCCTAAGAGATTCGAAGGTGGCAAGGTGAACGAGCATCGAACATGTTTTATACCGTTTGGGGTTGGGAGAAGATCATGCCCCGGATCTTCGCTTGCAAACAGAGCCATGACAATAATTTTGGCTTCATTACTCCAATGTTTTGATTGGGAAACTAATGGTGGAGTGAATGTGGAATTGATTGAAGGTTTTGGGCTAGCCATGCCTATGGCTACACCTCTTGTTGCAATGTGCAAGCCTCGACAAGATATCGTCAATGTCGTCTTGAATCTCTAA